The DNA sequence TTCCCGATGAACATCTGGCAGTGGATGGTGTCCGCCATACGGTCGAACATGGTCTTTGTCTGGGCGGTGACGGAGTCGATGTAGTTGGGCGACCCGAGGACGATCCCGTCGCTTGCGAGCATCTTCCGGTACAATTCGGCAAAGTCGTCTTTCTTGACACACTCGCCCCGCTCGCAGCAGATCAGGCATCCGTTGCAGTACTCGATCTGGAGCTTGCAGAGATCCACGAGCTCCACTTCGGCCCCGACACTCTCTGCCCCGTCAAGGACGGCTTGAACAAGCCGGAGCGTCTGGCTCCTTGAGGCGCGGGGACTTCCGTTGATCCCAAGTATCTTCATACTATCCCTCCTCGTAACGATCGTTGAGTCCGTTCCCGAATACGCTCGCCCGTAAACCTTACGGGATGTCGTGCGTGACGGCGATCTCGGCGCGGTACTCCCGGCCGCAGTCCCCGGGGAACGGATTGATGGTAAATATCTTCGTCTCACCCACCTGGAACCGGGGGGCGAGAATGGTCTCGGTCGCCCGAATCATATTGCTTTCGTCATCGATGAGCATGAATCGGATGACGGCGTTTCTCGCTGGCGCATCACCGCTGTTGGTCACCGTCCCCGTCACAATCCAGTAACAGGAACCGTCGGTGCGCAAATGCTTCTCCGGTACGGTAACGGTGGTCGTGAACGACGGCTGCGGCCCAGCGGGCGAGTAGGTAGTGTGAGGGGGCGACGTCATCTCCGGCGTCGGAGTCGCCGGCGCCCCGGAGGTCCCCGTGCAGCCTGCCGTGGCAACAGAGCCGATGAGGCAGCCGAGGAGGAGAAGAATCACAAGGCTCTTTCCCAGAGAGAC is a window from the Methanoculleus oceani genome containing:
- a CDS encoding flavodoxin family protein gives rise to the protein MKILGINGSPRASRSQTLRLVQAVLDGAESVGAEVELVDLCKLQIEYCNGCLICCERGECVKKDDFAELYRKMLASDGIVLGSPNYIDSVTAQTKTMFDRMADTIHCQMFIGKYGCAVATAGGSGADEVVAYLNRVLQTLGANTVGGVGVVLGGDPETIVPAEGRAYELGRKLAKAIEKKETYPEQEKLHAAMLERMRALVTANKDRWHHEYDYWEAAGRMP
- a CDS encoding FxLYD domain-containing protein encodes the protein MQDVSLGKSLVILLLLGCLIGSVATAGCTGTSGAPATPTPEMTSPPHTTYSPAGPQPSFTTTVTVPEKHLRTDGSCYWIVTGTVTNSGDAPARNAVIRFMLIDDESNMIRATETILAPRFQVGETKIFTINPFPGDCGREYRAEIAVTHDIP